Proteins from a single region of Hymenobacter aquaticus:
- a CDS encoding glycoside hydrolase family 43 protein, with protein MPQFPQTAFSTLALLVPFALLSACQSNPATTEAPTTTAAAPDSAATAAPAAAAPDSASKKYLAQPLVKDIYTADPSAHVFNGRIYIYPSHDIETGMPENDNGDHFAMRDYHILSMDSIGGQVTDHGVALDLKDIPWAGRQLWAPDAAYKNGTYYLYFPVKDKQDVFRIGVATSKLPTGPFKAEPKPMAGTLSIDPAVFTDTDGKTYMYMGGIWGGQLQRWRTGKYDASKPKEQEPAATEPSVGPRVARLSADMKQLAEPVREVKIVDKDGKVLLSGDNNRRFFEGAWMHKYQGKYYFTYSTGDTHFLAYATGTSPYGPFTYQGTFMNPVQGWTTHHSIVEIKGKWYIFYHDTQLSNKTWLRNVKVTELKRGADGSLALINP; from the coding sequence CCAATTCCCCCAAACTGCTTTTTCTACCCTAGCTCTGCTCGTGCCCTTCGCGCTGCTGAGCGCCTGCCAGAGCAACCCGGCCACCACCGAAGCCCCCACTACCACCGCCGCGGCTCCCGACTCGGCCGCTACTGCCGCCCCGGCCGCCGCGGCTCCCGACTCGGCCAGCAAGAAGTACCTGGCCCAGCCCCTGGTGAAAGACATCTACACGGCCGACCCCTCGGCCCACGTCTTCAACGGCCGCATCTACATCTACCCCTCGCACGACATCGAGACGGGCATGCCCGAGAACGACAACGGCGACCATTTCGCCATGCGCGACTACCACATCCTGAGCATGGACAGCATCGGGGGCCAGGTGACGGACCACGGCGTAGCCCTGGATCTGAAGGATATTCCCTGGGCCGGCCGCCAGCTCTGGGCCCCGGATGCGGCGTATAAAAACGGCACCTACTACCTCTATTTCCCGGTGAAGGACAAGCAGGATGTGTTCCGCATCGGGGTTGCTACCAGCAAGTTGCCCACCGGACCGTTCAAAGCCGAGCCCAAGCCGATGGCCGGCACGCTGAGCATCGACCCGGCCGTGTTTACCGACACCGACGGCAAAACCTACATGTACATGGGCGGCATCTGGGGCGGACAGCTGCAGCGCTGGCGCACGGGTAAGTACGACGCCAGCAAGCCCAAGGAGCAGGAGCCGGCGGCTACCGAGCCCTCGGTGGGGCCGCGTGTCGCCCGGCTGAGCGCCGACATGAAGCAGCTTGCCGAGCCCGTGCGCGAAGTCAAAATCGTGGATAAGGATGGCAAGGTGCTGCTCTCCGGCGACAACAACCGCCGCTTCTTCGAGGGCGCCTGGATGCACAAGTACCAGGGCAAGTACTACTTCACCTATTCCACCGGCGACACCCACTTTCTGGCCTACGCCACCGGTACTTCGCCCTATGGCCCCTTCACCTACCAGGGCACTTTCATGAACCCCGTGCAGGGCTGGACCACCCACCACAGCATCGTCGAAATCAAGGGCAAGTGGTACATTTTCTACCACGACACCCAGCTTTCCAACAAGACCTGGCTGCGCAACGTGAAAGTCACCGAGCTGAAGCGCGGCGCCGATGGCAGCCTGGCGCTGATTAATCCGTAA
- a CDS encoding Gfo/Idh/MocA family protein, with protein sequence MNPFDLLSAASRREFVRRLSLGLGATLVGSSALGGPLSWLEDLSYGPASLGALQTGRQLGVALVGLGKYSTGQLAPALQQTKLCKLAGIVTGTPAKAAQWKKQYGLPDQNVYDYQTFDRIIDNPAIDIVYVVLPVGLHAEYVERAARAGKHVICEKPMAPTADECRRMITAMQKAGKKFSIGYRLHFEPHHQEMMRLGQQQTLGPIKSLVADNGFRFNNDTPWRVNKKLAGGGPLMDMGIYCLQGAIYTKGEIPVSVTARLAPNPDPKGLFKEVEAGMSWQLQFADGSVADCRTSYAENMNSRLRAETTKGFLELQPAFGYGGIEGRTSQGPLNLPNVPQQARQLDDFADCILNDKPTRVPGEMGLRDVQLLQAIYRAAETGQKVSTREVQQVLDKTNRR encoded by the coding sequence ATGAACCCTTTCGACCTGTTATCGGCGGCCTCGCGCCGCGAGTTTGTCCGCCGCTTGTCGTTGGGCCTGGGTGCTACGCTCGTGGGCTCCTCGGCGCTGGGCGGGCCCCTGAGTTGGCTCGAAGACCTCTCGTACGGCCCCGCTAGCCTGGGCGCGCTGCAAACCGGCCGGCAACTGGGCGTGGCGCTGGTGGGACTGGGCAAATACAGCACCGGGCAGCTGGCGCCGGCCTTGCAGCAAACCAAGCTCTGCAAGCTGGCCGGCATCGTGACGGGCACGCCGGCCAAGGCCGCGCAGTGGAAAAAGCAGTACGGCCTGCCCGACCAGAACGTCTACGACTACCAGACCTTCGACCGGATCATCGACAACCCCGCCATCGACATCGTCTACGTGGTGCTGCCCGTGGGCCTGCACGCCGAGTACGTGGAGCGGGCCGCCCGGGCGGGCAAGCACGTTATCTGCGAAAAGCCCATGGCTCCCACGGCCGACGAGTGCCGCCGCATGATTACGGCCATGCAGAAAGCCGGCAAGAAATTCAGCATCGGCTACCGCCTGCACTTTGAGCCCCACCACCAGGAAATGATGCGGCTGGGGCAGCAGCAGACACTCGGCCCCATCAAAAGCCTGGTGGCCGACAACGGCTTCCGCTTCAACAACGACACGCCCTGGCGCGTGAACAAGAAGCTGGCCGGCGGCGGCCCGCTGATGGATATGGGCATCTATTGCCTGCAAGGCGCCATCTATACCAAGGGTGAAATTCCGGTGTCCGTCACGGCCAGGCTGGCCCCCAACCCCGACCCCAAGGGCCTGTTCAAAGAAGTAGAAGCCGGCATGAGCTGGCAGCTGCAGTTTGCCGACGGCTCGGTGGCCGACTGCCGCACCAGCTACGCCGAAAACATGAACAGCCGCCTGCGGGCCGAAACCACCAAGGGCTTCCTGGAGTTGCAGCCCGCCTTCGGCTACGGCGGCATCGAGGGGCGCACCAGCCAGGGGCCGCTGAATCTGCCCAACGTGCCCCAGCAGGCCCGGCAGCTGGACGACTTCGCCGACTGCATCCTCAACGACAAGCCCACCCGCGTACCGGGCGAAATGGGCCTGCGCGACGTGCAGCTGCTGCAAGCCATTTACCGCGCCGCCGAAACCGGCCAGAAAGTCTCGACCCGGGAGGTGCAGCAGGTGCTGGACAAAACCAACCGCCGGTAG
- a CDS encoding aldo/keto reductase, translating into MLTRLIPSSQEPLPVAADLGVATLINRPFTEGQLRGQLRGQPLPAWAEEIDCRSWPGLLLKFILSHPAVTCVIPGTSRPAHLADNLRAGTGPLPDAALREKMAAYVRRL; encoded by the coding sequence ATGCTCACCCGCCTGATTCCTTCGTCCCAGGAGCCGCTGCCCGTCGCCGCCGACCTGGGCGTGGCTACGCTCATCAACCGGCCTTTTACCGAAGGCCAGCTGCGGGGCCAGCTGCGGGGCCAGCCCCTGCCCGCCTGGGCCGAGGAAATCGACTGCCGGAGTTGGCCCGGGTTGCTGCTGAAGTTTATCCTTTCGCACCCCGCCGTGACCTGCGTAATTCCCGGCACCAGCCGCCCCGCGCACCTGGCCGACAACCTGCGGGCCGGCACCGGCCCGCTGCCCGACGCGGCGTTGCGGGAGAAAATGGCCGCCTACGTGCGCCGCCTGTAG
- a CDS encoding pirin family protein — MSSRRIFQIIDGNKKQVGDGFDVTSPMPGPRIRQLSPYLLIDHTGPMPVAPTEQPLGTPPHPHRGFETVTVVYQGALAHRDTAGHRGTLGPGDVQWMTAGAGLLHEERHAPEFARQGGTLELLQLWVNVPRRDKMAPPRYQNIRAAAIPAVPVAGGQGTIRVVAGSYADVVGPAETFSPITLLDVHLPAGTDLTLSLPAAYNVGLYLVKGSIRLPDNRPATTKQLVVFGWDSPDVQLSATEDTVLLVLAGEPIEEPLATYGPFVMNTNQELVQAIADFESGGMGTFPEDE, encoded by the coding sequence ATGTCCTCGCGCAGAATATTTCAGATTATCGACGGCAATAAGAAGCAGGTCGGCGACGGGTTCGACGTGACCAGCCCCATGCCCGGGCCGCGCATCCGCCAGCTCAGCCCCTACCTGCTTATCGACCACACCGGGCCCATGCCGGTAGCGCCCACCGAGCAACCCCTGGGCACCCCGCCCCACCCCCACCGCGGCTTCGAAACCGTGACGGTAGTATACCAGGGCGCCCTGGCCCACCGCGACACGGCCGGCCACCGCGGCACGCTCGGGCCCGGCGACGTGCAGTGGATGACGGCCGGCGCGGGCCTGCTCCACGAGGAGCGCCACGCGCCCGAGTTTGCCCGGCAGGGCGGCACCCTGGAGCTGCTGCAACTATGGGTGAACGTGCCCCGGCGCGACAAAATGGCCCCGCCGCGCTACCAGAACATCCGGGCGGCGGCTATTCCCGCGGTGCCGGTAGCCGGCGGCCAGGGCACGATTCGGGTCGTGGCGGGCAGCTACGCCGACGTGGTGGGGCCGGCCGAAACCTTCTCGCCCATCACCCTGCTCGACGTGCACCTGCCGGCCGGCACCGACCTTACCCTGAGCCTGCCCGCCGCCTACAACGTGGGCCTCTACCTGGTGAAGGGCAGCATCCGTTTGCCCGACAACCGCCCCGCCACGACCAAGCAGCTGGTGGTGTTCGGCTGGGATTCGCCCGACGTGCAGCTTTCGGCCACCGAAGACACGGTGTTGCTGGTGCTGGCCGGCGAGCCGATTGAGGAGCCCCTGGCCACCTACGGCCCCTTTGTGATGAACACCAACCAGGAGCTGGTGCAGGCCATTGCCGACTTCGAAAGCGGCGGCATGGGTACGTTTCCCGAAGACGAATAA
- a CDS encoding PAS domain-containing protein — MTTALPPLDYVSLFQNLPDAYLLLAPDGTIVTNSDQHVAVSLLPREKAVGRNIFEAYPSAPESQRVLHESHEYVRRHRQPHTMPLTRYDLARPAELGGGTEERYWQITHYPLLDARGELQYILQRPQDVTEKHLAELRSQEIAQALAESQDQARFVLEALPVMIWTSQADGGMTAFNQRWLAFTGRGKQESLGWGWAQDIHPEERAEVVRRWQQAVAAGQEFQVEFRLRRHDAHYRWVLVRGVPRVAEEGRPASWVGGGTDIHEQRELVQEMLLANEQQAQLSDQAYRAYQLVQSQKAAFYALFQQAPALICILRGPEHRYEFVNPVYQSIFPGRPLVGLPVAEALPELVEQGFITLLDRVYSTGEPFYGNELLVRLDRNGDGQLQDAYFNFTYQLFEEDQQKAGITVFAFDVTDLVLARKALEALRDGAGG, encoded by the coding sequence ATGACCACTGCTTTGCCCCCGCTCGACTACGTCAGCCTGTTTCAGAACCTGCCCGACGCCTACCTGCTGCTGGCCCCCGACGGCACCATCGTGACCAACAGCGACCAGCACGTGGCCGTGTCGCTGCTGCCGCGCGAAAAGGCCGTGGGGCGCAACATCTTCGAGGCCTACCCCTCGGCCCCCGAAAGCCAGCGGGTGCTCCACGAGTCGCACGAGTACGTGCGCCGCCACCGGCAGCCCCACACCATGCCCCTGACGCGCTACGACCTGGCGCGGCCCGCCGAGCTGGGCGGCGGCACCGAGGAGCGCTACTGGCAGATTACCCACTACCCCCTGCTCGACGCCCGGGGCGAGCTGCAATACATTCTGCAGCGCCCCCAGGACGTGACCGAAAAGCACCTGGCCGAGCTGCGCAGCCAGGAAATAGCCCAGGCGCTGGCCGAAAGCCAGGACCAGGCCCGCTTCGTGCTCGAAGCCCTGCCCGTGATGATCTGGACCAGCCAGGCCGATGGCGGCATGACGGCCTTCAACCAGCGCTGGCTGGCCTTCACCGGGCGCGGCAAGCAGGAATCGTTGGGCTGGGGCTGGGCCCAGGATATTCACCCCGAGGAGCGGGCCGAGGTGGTGCGGCGCTGGCAGCAGGCCGTGGCCGCGGGCCAGGAGTTTCAAGTAGAGTTTCGCCTGCGCCGCCACGACGCCCACTACCGCTGGGTGCTGGTGCGCGGCGTGCCCCGCGTGGCCGAGGAAGGCCGCCCCGCCTCCTGGGTGGGCGGCGGCACCGACATCCATGAGCAGCGGGAGCTGGTGCAGGAAATGCTGCTGGCCAACGAGCAGCAGGCCCAGCTCTCCGACCAGGCCTACCGGGCCTACCAGCTGGTGCAAAGCCAGAAGGCCGCCTTCTACGCCCTGTTTCAGCAGGCCCCGGCCCTGATCTGCATCCTGCGCGGCCCCGAGCACCGCTACGAGTTCGTGAACCCCGTGTACCAGTCCATCTTCCCCGGCCGGCCGCTGGTGGGCCTGCCCGTGGCCGAGGCCCTGCCCGAGCTGGTGGAGCAGGGCTTCATCACGCTGCTCGACCGGGTGTATAGCACCGGGGAGCCGTTCTACGGCAACGAGCTGCTGGTGCGCCTCGACCGAAACGGCGACGGGCAGCTCCAGGACGCGTACTTCAACTTCACCTACCAGCTGTTCGAGGAAGATCAGCAGAAAGCCGGCATCACGGTATTTGCCTTCGACGTAACCGACCTGGTACTGGCCCGCAAAGCCCTCGAAGCCCTGCGGGACGGGGCAGGAGGGTAG
- a CDS encoding TonB-dependent receptor → MKRLLPLLLLLLTTAFRLAAQTPTTLTGTVRDAQGQPLPGVNVFLKTTFDGASTDSLGRFRFSSRSTGTLPLVVTLLGYQPQEQPVLLDGTAHRLTFTLKAVRNQLGDVVITSGTFEASDTKRNTTFSARDVVTTAGASADVAGALNTMPGTTRNGEEGKLFVRGGAAGETRQYLDGVPLQSPYNAAVSGMPARGRFSPMLFKGMAFSTGGYSAEYGQALSAVVALTSEDLAPETQTGISLISLGSLSLSHQQRYARASVAVTGDYLNMRPYFGLVPQRMLRAYESGGGSVALRQKTGEMGMLKVYGAYTQQRIGASQPNAEWEGGQPVNLSSNNTYLNTTFRSPLARGWSVQTGVAATRDNQTSSITVKDAATAATREQSMQELEQSLVGRLVLTNDSASAYWNLKLGVEGLVQRNELGFRAAPYGTTLGLSEQRVAGFAESDVAFSNKLVGRVGGRGEYSRVLGRWNAAPRLALAYQLSDKAQLSGAWGYFFQNPGTDLLLRCADPAALRFERAQHLQVTYLRSYQSRTLRLEAYAKTYAHLVRYDLNGGVYNPQQWQPADPSSYRSTGTGYARGLDVLWRDKKTVKNADYWVSYGLIDTRRQQRFDPVLAVPTFAARHNLNVVGKYWVGKIHTQFGATYTYNSPRTYYNPNRTDGYNQDRLPSFQDFSLNASYLTKLWHNFTIVHVSCTNVLGRQNVFGYRYSATKDASGQYASTAVLPSAPRMVFVALLISINKKNPADTNTAPE, encoded by the coding sequence ATGAAACGACTGCTACCCCTTCTGCTGCTGCTGCTGACCACGGCCTTCCGCCTGGCCGCCCAAACGCCCACCACGCTCACGGGCACCGTGCGCGACGCCCAGGGCCAGCCCCTGCCGGGCGTCAACGTGTTTCTGAAAACCACCTTCGACGGGGCCAGCACCGACTCGCTGGGCCGCTTCCGCTTCAGTAGCCGCAGCACCGGCACGTTGCCCCTGGTGGTTACGCTGCTCGGCTACCAGCCCCAGGAGCAGCCCGTGCTGCTCGACGGCACTGCCCACCGCCTCACGTTCACCCTGAAAGCGGTGCGCAACCAGCTCGGCGACGTGGTCATCACCTCCGGCACCTTCGAGGCCAGCGACACCAAGCGCAACACCACCTTCTCGGCCCGCGACGTGGTGACGACGGCCGGGGCCTCGGCCGACGTGGCCGGCGCCCTGAACACGATGCCCGGCACCACCCGCAACGGGGAGGAAGGCAAGCTGTTCGTGCGCGGCGGGGCGGCTGGCGAAACCCGGCAGTACCTGGACGGCGTGCCCCTGCAAAGCCCCTACAACGCGGCCGTGTCGGGCATGCCGGCCCGGGGGCGCTTCTCGCCGATGCTGTTTAAGGGCATGGCCTTCAGCACCGGTGGCTACTCGGCTGAGTACGGCCAAGCCCTGTCGGCGGTGGTGGCCCTAACCTCGGAAGACCTGGCCCCGGAAACCCAGACCGGCATCTCGCTGATTTCCCTGGGCAGCCTGAGCCTCTCGCACCAGCAGCGCTACGCGCGGGCCTCGGTGGCCGTGACCGGCGACTACCTGAACATGCGGCCCTACTTCGGGCTGGTGCCCCAGCGCATGCTCCGGGCCTATGAGTCGGGGGGCGGCTCGGTGGCGTTGCGGCAGAAAACCGGCGAGATGGGCATGCTGAAAGTGTACGGGGCCTACACCCAGCAGCGCATCGGGGCCAGCCAGCCCAATGCCGAGTGGGAGGGCGGCCAGCCCGTAAATCTGAGCTCGAACAACACCTACCTGAACACCACGTTCCGCAGCCCGCTGGCCCGGGGCTGGTCGGTGCAAACCGGCGTGGCCGCCACCCGCGACAACCAAACGTCGAGCATTACGGTGAAGGACGCCGCCACCGCCGCTACCCGCGAGCAGAGCATGCAGGAGCTGGAGCAAAGCCTGGTGGGCCGCCTGGTGCTCACCAACGACTCGGCCAGCGCCTACTGGAATCTGAAGCTGGGCGTGGAAGGCCTGGTGCAGCGCAACGAGCTGGGCTTTCGGGCTGCGCCTTACGGCACTACCCTGGGCCTGAGCGAGCAGCGCGTGGCCGGTTTCGCCGAGTCCGACGTGGCCTTCAGCAACAAGCTGGTGGGCCGCGTCGGGGGGCGGGGCGAATACTCGCGGGTGCTGGGCCGCTGGAACGCCGCGCCCCGCCTGGCCCTGGCCTACCAGCTAAGCGACAAAGCCCAGCTCTCGGGGGCCTGGGGCTACTTTTTCCAGAACCCCGGCACCGATTTGCTGCTGCGCTGTGCCGACCCCGCCGCCCTGCGCTTCGAGCGGGCCCAGCACCTGCAAGTCACGTATCTGCGCAGCTACCAGAGCCGCACCCTGCGCCTGGAAGCGTATGCCAAAACCTACGCCCACCTGGTGCGCTACGACCTGAACGGGGGCGTGTACAACCCCCAGCAGTGGCAGCCCGCCGACCCCAGCAGCTACCGCAGCACCGGCACCGGCTACGCCCGCGGCCTGGATGTGCTGTGGCGCGACAAGAAAACCGTAAAAAACGCCGATTACTGGGTGAGCTACGGCCTGATTGACACCCGCCGCCAGCAGCGCTTCGACCCCGTGCTGGCCGTGCCCACCTTCGCCGCCCGCCACAACCTGAACGTGGTGGGGAAGTACTGGGTCGGCAAAATCCACACGCAGTTTGGGGCCACCTACACCTACAACAGCCCCCGGACCTACTACAACCCCAACCGCACCGACGGCTACAACCAGGACCGCCTGCCCAGCTTCCAGGACTTCAGCCTGAACGCCAGCTACCTGACCAAGCTCTGGCATAACTTCACCATCGTGCACGTGAGCTGCACCAACGTGCTGGGCCGGCAGAACGTGTTCGGCTACCGCTACAGCGCCACCAAGGACGCCAGCGGCCAGTACGCCAGCACGGCGGTGCTGCCCTCGGCCCCGCGCATGGTGTTCGTGGCCCTGCTGATTTCCATCAACAAGAAAAACCCGGCCGATACCAACACCGCGCCCGAGTAG
- a CDS encoding sensor histidine kinase yields the protein MSSHAPTVSPLQAPRPWLRLLLTLLGVSAGISLFTCLRCLDNPREMLVNFLLTALYTVGLWLANGYSVDWLDKYVGWKQAPAKRLVLTLVVSLVGSLAVIMVVRLGYILYRGQNPALLFSEQYFNGYIFPLVITVICSLFMHSRSFLLGWREALVRNERLQKEMAQAEAESLRQQLDPHFMFNALNALTSLVEEEPKLAVRFIRQLSQVYRYVLDARQREVVPLADELEFAKSFLFLQNIRYGEALQVELPAAGEVPAHFVVPPLSLQLLLENALKHNAASASQPLHLRIALDGAGKCLTVRNTLRPRRLGPDESMGIGLPNLTARYAHLTAEPVLIERTEQEFIVTLPILLMC from the coding sequence ATGTCCTCCCATGCCCCCACCGTTTCGCCCTTGCAGGCCCCGCGCCCGTGGCTGCGCCTGCTGCTCACGCTGCTGGGCGTGTCGGCGGGCATCAGCCTGTTTACTTGCCTGCGCTGCCTGGATAATCCCCGGGAAATGCTGGTCAACTTCCTGCTGACCGCGCTGTACACGGTGGGGCTGTGGCTGGCCAACGGCTACTCCGTCGACTGGCTGGATAAGTACGTGGGCTGGAAACAGGCGCCGGCCAAGCGCCTGGTGCTCACGCTGGTGGTATCGTTGGTGGGGTCATTGGCGGTGATTATGGTGGTGCGGCTGGGCTACATTCTGTACCGGGGCCAGAATCCGGCGCTGCTGTTCTCGGAGCAGTATTTCAACGGCTACATCTTCCCGCTGGTCATCACCGTCATCTGCTCCTTGTTTATGCACAGCCGCTCGTTTCTGCTGGGCTGGCGCGAGGCCCTGGTGCGCAACGAGCGGCTGCAAAAGGAAATGGCCCAGGCCGAGGCCGAGTCGCTGCGCCAGCAGCTCGACCCGCACTTCATGTTCAACGCCCTGAACGCGCTGACCAGCCTGGTGGAGGAGGAGCCCAAGCTGGCCGTGCGCTTTATCCGGCAGCTTTCCCAGGTCTACCGCTACGTGCTCGATGCCCGGCAGCGCGAGGTGGTGCCCCTGGCCGATGAGCTGGAGTTTGCCAAGTCCTTCCTGTTTTTGCAGAACATCCGCTACGGCGAGGCCCTGCAGGTAGAGCTGCCCGCCGCCGGCGAGGTGCCCGCCCACTTCGTGGTGCCCCCGCTGAGCTTGCAGCTGTTGCTGGAAAACGCCCTGAAGCACAACGCGGCCAGCGCCAGTCAGCCCCTGCACCTGCGCATCGCCCTCGACGGCGCCGGCAAGTGCCTGACGGTGCGCAACACCCTGCGCCCCCGCCGCCTCGGTCCCGACGAGTCGATGGGCATCGGGCTGCCCAACCTGACGGCCCGCTACGCCCACCTCACCGCCGAGCCCGTGCTGATTGAGCGCACCGAGCAGGAGTTCATCGTGACCCTGCCCATCTTGTTAATGTGCTAA
- a CDS encoding LytR/AlgR family response regulator transcription factor: MNAFVIEDEPLAAKRLTDLLRRQNPPVEVRATADSVEAAVVLLQTAATPPDVLFLDIHLSDGLSFELFEKADVRCPVIFTTAYDAYALRAFKVNSIDYLLKPIDEEELQAALTKLHKLRGVAAAPTPSFDPALLTQVLQQLQPQSQYKKQFVVKVGEHLKVIPVENISYFFSLEKATFLQTRENRRFVVDQTLEQLEKLLDPRQFFRLNRAYYAQHDAIQDIIHYTNSRLKTVLTPAAPDGDVLISRERVPAFRAWLER, translated from the coding sequence ATGAATGCCTTTGTGATTGAAGACGAGCCGCTGGCGGCCAAGCGCCTGACCGACCTGCTGCGCCGCCAGAACCCGCCGGTGGAGGTGCGCGCCACCGCCGACTCGGTGGAGGCGGCCGTGGTGCTGCTGCAAACCGCCGCCACGCCGCCCGACGTGCTGTTTCTGGACATTCACCTTTCCGATGGGCTGAGCTTCGAGCTGTTCGAGAAAGCCGACGTGCGCTGCCCGGTCATCTTCACCACGGCCTACGATGCCTATGCGCTGCGGGCCTTCAAAGTGAACAGCATCGACTACCTGCTCAAGCCCATTGACGAGGAGGAATTGCAGGCGGCCCTGACCAAGCTGCACAAGCTGCGCGGGGTAGCCGCCGCGCCCACCCCGTCGTTCGACCCGGCCCTGCTCACGCAGGTGTTGCAGCAGCTGCAGCCCCAGAGCCAGTACAAAAAGCAGTTTGTGGTGAAGGTAGGGGAGCATCTGAAGGTGATTCCGGTGGAGAATATCAGCTACTTTTTCAGCCTGGAAAAGGCCACCTTCCTGCAAACCCGCGAAAACCGCCGCTTCGTCGTCGACCAGACCCTGGAGCAACTGGAGAAGCTGCTCGACCCGCGCCAGTTCTTCCGCCTCAACCGCGCCTACTACGCGCAGCACGACGCCATCCAGGACATTATCCACTACACCAACAGCCGCCTGAAAACCGTGCTGACCCCCGCCGCCCCCGACGGCGACGTGCTCATCAGCCGCGAGCGGGTCCCCGCGTTTCGAGCGTGGCTCGAACGGTGA
- a CDS encoding LytR/AlgR family response regulator transcription factor: MTVLLLEDEYPAAERLQRLLLQAAPEAQVAAVLDTVAGAVSWLTEHPAPDLIISDIQLADGLSLDVFDQLIVRSPVIFATAYDAYALRAFKANSVDYLLKPIKLAELQAALLKLREWRVPTAPARQLESLRDSLPRPERQYKTRFLVRSGEQLLPLPVGAVAWFQSRHEVTTLVATDGRRYVVDYTLEQLESLLEPGQFFRLNRQFIAHLQAVQRLHPHFNGKLKLDLTPAPAEEVMVSKEKAPAFKSWLEG, encoded by the coding sequence ATGACCGTACTGCTGCTCGAAGACGAGTACCCGGCCGCCGAGCGGCTGCAGCGCCTGCTGTTGCAGGCCGCGCCCGAGGCCCAGGTGGCCGCCGTGCTCGACACCGTGGCCGGGGCCGTAAGCTGGCTCACGGAGCACCCTGCCCCCGACCTGATTATCTCCGACATTCAGTTGGCCGACGGGCTCAGCCTCGACGTGTTCGACCAGCTCATCGTGCGCAGCCCGGTCATTTTCGCCACGGCCTACGATGCCTACGCGCTGCGGGCGTTCAAGGCCAACAGCGTCGATTACCTGCTCAAGCCCATCAAGTTGGCCGAGCTGCAGGCGGCCCTGCTCAAGCTGCGCGAGTGGCGCGTGCCCACGGCCCCGGCCCGGCAGCTGGAGAGCCTGCGCGACAGTCTGCCCCGGCCCGAGCGCCAGTACAAAACCCGCTTTCTGGTGCGCAGCGGCGAGCAGCTGTTGCCCCTGCCGGTAGGCGCGGTGGCCTGGTTTCAAAGCCGCCACGAAGTCACGACCCTGGTGGCCACCGACGGCCGCCGCTACGTGGTCGACTACACGCTGGAACAGCTGGAAAGCCTGCTGGAGCCCGGGCAGTTTTTCCGCCTCAACCGCCAGTTCATTGCCCACCTGCAAGCCGTGCAGCGCCTGCACCCCCACTTCAACGGCAAGCTAAAACTGGACCTGACGCCCGCCCCAGCGGAGGAAGTCATGGTCAGCAAGGAAAAAGCCCCCGCGTTTAAGAGTTGGCTGGAAGGGTGA
- a CDS encoding sensor histidine kinase, giving the protein MTDRRLRWQGIPVLATLICLLTLDDLPEGPSVGLLAVHLGIALLFTTVLWLGTSALWRGLLRRYPAVGQTRRRLWRLAGLCLLYTAAATVAIVAFLHLLLPPYFSLQPLSLLRQIEFNLIPTVLVMLLYESLHFFEQWEHNVRRAEQLTQAGVQSQLEALQNQLDPHFLFNSLNTLAALIDEANQPAQQFVEQLADVYRYVLLSREKATVPLGEELAFVETYVALQKTRFRDNLLVTQHLSPELLSQHVAPLSVQLLVENALKHNVVSREHPLTVSISAEVGSGYVRVQNTFRPRAAGLGPSTGLGLQNTVHRYELLQAPLPVRIEATDATFTVYLPLLEASC; this is encoded by the coding sequence ATGACTGACCGCCGTTTGCGCTGGCAAGGCATTCCGGTGCTGGCCACCCTGATTTGCCTGCTCACGCTGGATGACCTGCCCGAAGGCCCGTCGGTGGGCCTGCTGGCGGTGCACCTGGGCATTGCGCTGCTGTTTACCACGGTGCTGTGGCTGGGCACCAGCGCTTTGTGGCGGGGATTGCTGCGGCGCTACCCCGCCGTGGGGCAGACGCGGCGGCGACTCTGGCGGCTGGCGGGCCTGTGCCTGCTGTATACCGCCGCCGCCACGGTGGCCATCGTGGCGTTTCTGCACCTGCTGCTGCCCCCGTACTTTTCCCTGCAGCCCCTGAGTCTGCTCCGGCAGATTGAGTTTAACCTGATTCCGACGGTGCTGGTGATGCTGCTCTACGAAAGCCTGCATTTCTTTGAGCAGTGGGAGCACAACGTGCGCCGGGCCGAGCAGCTCACCCAGGCCGGGGTGCAGAGCCAGCTCGAAGCCCTCCAGAACCAGCTCGACCCGCACTTCCTCTTCAATAGCCTCAACACCCTGGCAGCCCTCATCGACGAGGCCAACCAGCCGGCTCAGCAGTTTGTGGAGCAGCTGGCCGACGTGTACCGCTACGTGCTGCTGAGCCGGGAAAAAGCCACCGTGCCGCTCGGCGAGGAGCTGGCCTTCGTGGAAACCTACGTGGCCCTGCAAAAAACCCGCTTCCGCGACAACCTGCTCGTCACTCAGCACCTTTCGCCGGAGCTGCTCAGCCAGCATGTGGCCCCCCTGAGCGTGCAGCTGCTGGTCGAAAATGCCCTGAAGCACAACGTGGTGAGCCGGGAGCATCCCCTGACCGTCAGCATCAGCGCCGAGGTGGGCAGCGGCTACGTGCGGGTGCAAAACACGTTTCGGCCCCGCGCAGCGGGCCTGGGGCCCAGCACCGGCCTGGGGCTGCAAAACACCGTGCACCGCTACGAGCTGCTGCAAGCTCCGCTCCCGGTGCGCATCGAGGCCACCGACGCTACCTTTACCGTGTATCTGCCCCTGCTGGAGGCGAGTTGTTAG